A section of the Pimelobacter simplex genome encodes:
- a CDS encoding DUF4143 domain-containing protein, protein MVADFVARLGSRGSVPGEVRSAWDVPSYVAATERPGLDDEVAAIERRARARRRMDPERLRAILGALADPPAGELNKARLGAAAGIPPTTVSPYVDVLVELGVLLLLPGSRAAAAKRAIGRPQAVLADPALARHLTGRSAAELGEFAGRRALAPLLRGIVAVELLRQRETSAVEHRVSYLRERNGLAVDLVIELPDDSLYGLEVRTAASLRPHQFVALESLARRAGQRFRGGVVLNTAPVGHQFGPRLWGLPISSVWDWQQPGVRR, encoded by the coding sequence GTGGTCGCCGACTTCGTCGCCCGGCTGGGCTCGCGCGGCTCGGTGCCCGGGGAGGTGCGCAGCGCGTGGGACGTGCCGTCGTACGTCGCGGCGACGGAGCGCCCCGGCCTCGACGACGAGGTGGCCGCGATCGAGCGCCGCGCCCGGGCCCGGCGCCGGATGGACCCCGAGCGGCTCCGCGCGATCCTCGGGGCGCTGGCCGACCCGCCGGCCGGCGAGCTCAACAAGGCCCGGCTCGGGGCCGCGGCCGGCATCCCGCCCACCACCGTCTCGCCGTACGTCGACGTGCTGGTCGAGCTCGGCGTCCTGCTCCTGCTGCCGGGCAGCCGCGCCGCCGCGGCCAAGCGCGCCATCGGGCGGCCGCAGGCGGTGCTGGCCGACCCGGCGCTGGCCCGGCACCTGACCGGACGCTCCGCCGCCGAGCTCGGCGAGTTCGCCGGCCGCCGGGCCCTGGCGCCGCTGCTGCGCGGGATCGTGGCCGTCGAGCTGCTGCGCCAGCGCGAGACGAGCGCGGTCGAGCACCGGGTGTCGTACCTGCGCGAGCGCAACGGCCTGGCCGTCGACCTGGTGATCGAGCTGCCCGACGACAGCCTCTACGGGCTGGAGGTGCGCACGGCGGCGAGCCTGCGCCCCCACCAGTTCGTCGCGCTGGAGTCGCTGGCCCGCCGTGCGGGCCAGCGCTTCCGCGGCGGCGTCGTGCTCAACACCGCCCCGGTCGGCCACCAGTTCGGGCCCCGGCTGTGGGGGCTGCCGATCTCGTCGGTGTGGGATTGGCAGCAACCCGGCGTCCGCCGTTAA
- a CDS encoding sulfate adenylyltransferase subunit 1 yields the protein MSTDEKRPMDLLRFATAGSVDDGKSTLIGRLLLDSKSIFEDQLEAVEATSEAKGYDYTDLALLTDGLRSEREQGITIDVAYRYFATPSRKFIIADTPGHVQYTRNMVTGASTADLGLVLVDARQGLTEQSRRHAVILSLLRVPHLVLAVNKMDLVDFDQSIYENIYREFTQFATKLNVPDLEVIPISALQGDNVVTRSENMPWYSGPTLMHHLEHVHVASDRDLIDARFPVQYVIRPKSDEFHDYRGYAGQVAGGVLKPGDEVVVLPSGMTSKISKIDLFDKEVTEAFPPMSVTVHLEDDVDVSRGDMIARVKNAPTPSQDIDAMICWMTTAPLQARQKLAIKHTTRTGRALVKDIQYRLDVNTLHRDQETKELGVNEIGRVTLRTTVPLLCDPYSKNRTTGSFVLIDEATGVTVGAGMING from the coding sequence ATGAGCACCGACGAGAAGCGCCCCATGGACCTGCTGCGGTTCGCCACCGCCGGCTCGGTCGACGACGGCAAGTCCACCCTCATCGGGCGGCTGCTGCTCGACTCCAAGTCGATCTTCGAGGACCAGCTCGAGGCGGTCGAGGCCACCAGCGAGGCCAAGGGCTACGACTACACCGACCTCGCGCTGCTCACCGACGGCCTGCGCTCCGAGCGCGAGCAGGGCATCACCATCGACGTGGCCTACCGCTACTTCGCGACGCCCAGCCGCAAGTTCATCATCGCCGACACCCCCGGCCACGTGCAGTACACGCGCAACATGGTCACCGGCGCCTCGACCGCCGACCTCGGCCTGGTGCTCGTCGACGCCCGCCAGGGCCTCACCGAGCAGTCGCGCCGGCACGCGGTGATCCTCTCGCTGCTCCGCGTCCCGCACCTGGTGCTCGCGGTCAACAAGATGGACCTCGTCGACTTCGACCAGTCGATCTACGAGAACATCTACCGCGAGTTCACCCAGTTCGCGACCAAGCTCAACGTGCCCGACCTCGAGGTCATCCCGATCTCGGCGCTCCAGGGCGACAACGTGGTGACCCGCTCCGAGAACATGCCGTGGTACTCCGGTCCCACGCTCATGCACCACCTCGAGCACGTCCACGTCGCCTCCGACCGCGACCTGATCGACGCGCGGTTCCCGGTGCAGTACGTCATCCGGCCCAAGTCCGACGAGTTCCACGACTACCGCGGCTACGCCGGTCAGGTGGCCGGTGGCGTGCTCAAGCCGGGCGACGAGGTCGTCGTCCTGCCCTCGGGCATGACGTCGAAGATCTCCAAGATCGACCTGTTCGACAAGGAGGTCACCGAGGCCTTCCCCCCGATGAGCGTGACGGTCCACCTCGAGGACGACGTCGACGTCTCGCGCGGCGACATGATCGCCCGGGTCAAGAACGCGCCGACGCCGAGCCAGGACATCGACGCGATGATCTGCTGGATGACCACCGCTCCCCTCCAGGCGCGGCAGAAGCTGGCGATCAAGCACACGACCCGCACCGGCCGGGCCCTGGTCAAGGACATCCAGTACCGCCTGGACGTCAACACGCTGCACCGCGACCAGGAGACCAAGGAGCTCGGCGTCAACGAGATCGGCCGGGTCACCCTGCGCACCACGGTGCCGCTGCTGTGCGACCCGTACTCCAAGAACCGCACCACCGGTTCGTTCGTGCTGATCGACGAGGCGACCGGCGTGACCGTCGGCGCCGGCATGATCAACGGCTGA
- a CDS encoding CDP-glycerol glycerophosphotransferase family protein, with translation MRRLSRVLAPGDLAGRVVRRAQRVADHLRLVVVMRIRLRTPLDQAVLYGLNDDEENLLCAALGWADRYGGSTILLAADPPRVRALLAVEAALLGTPGLADRVEVRPRTRRTLVRLHGRSRYVLTSHVVLAAPRARAPRTHVHLGHGLGPKTYRNVRSSESGFLSAARVWDPAHRRAMCLDPAAARFSGFPRDQVLYPPRAPADERALRRLGIDPDRPFVLWMPTFRRTRIGGSVWAEGRALTDLATELAGSARSAPAPGPVPAPAPTALRPAARHHGVQLVVKPHPVEHDALTGLADLILTNPAIWAAGISPYRLIGLADGLLTDYSSVAVEVLPLQRSLAFYCPDIDEFEHGVRGLCPPDYRALVGRLLLDDAAALDAFFRAVAGGQRFRPVAAGRFTQVVGSTASAQAAAGGLDEVVRHALDRAPDPLLRPR, from the coding sequence GTGCGCCGCCTGAGCCGGGTGCTGGCCCCGGGCGACCTCGCCGGGCGCGTCGTACGCCGGGCGCAGCGGGTCGCCGACCACCTCCGCCTGGTCGTCGTGATGCGGATCCGGCTGCGGACGCCGCTCGACCAGGCCGTCCTCTACGGCCTCAACGACGACGAGGAGAACCTGCTCTGCGCCGCGCTCGGCTGGGCCGACCGCTACGGCGGGAGCACGATCCTCCTCGCCGCGGACCCGCCCCGGGTCCGCGCGCTGCTGGCCGTCGAGGCCGCGCTGCTCGGCACCCCCGGCCTCGCGGACCGGGTCGAGGTGCGCCCCCGGACCCGGCGGACGCTGGTGCGCCTGCACGGCCGGAGCCGCTACGTGCTCACCTCCCACGTCGTGCTGGCCGCGCCGCGGGCCCGGGCGCCGCGCACCCACGTCCACCTCGGCCACGGCCTCGGGCCCAAGACCTACCGCAACGTGCGCTCCAGCGAGTCCGGCTTCCTCTCGGCCGCCCGGGTGTGGGACCCCGCCCACCGCCGGGCGATGTGCCTCGACCCCGCCGCCGCCCGCTTCTCCGGGTTCCCGCGCGACCAGGTGCTGTACCCGCCGCGCGCGCCCGCCGACGAGCGCGCCCTGCGCCGGCTGGGCATCGACCCGGACCGGCCGTTCGTGCTCTGGATGCCGACCTTCCGCCGGACCCGCATCGGCGGCTCGGTCTGGGCCGAGGGCCGCGCACTCACCGACCTCGCGACCGAGCTCGCCGGCTCCGCGCGGTCCGCGCCGGCACCCGGGCCCGTGCCCGCGCCCGCGCCGACGGCGCTGCGCCCGGCGGCCCGGCACCACGGCGTCCAGCTCGTGGTGAAGCCGCACCCGGTCGAGCACGACGCCCTGACCGGGCTCGCCGACCTGATCCTGACCAACCCCGCGATCTGGGCCGCCGGGATCAGTCCCTACCGGCTGATCGGGCTGGCCGACGGGCTGCTGACCGACTACTCGAGCGTGGCCGTCGAGGTGCTGCCGCTCCAGCGCTCGCTGGCGTTCTACTGCCCGGACATCGACGAGTTCGAGCACGGCGTGCGCGGGCTGTGCCCGCCGGACTACCGCGCGCTCGTCGGGCGGTTGCTGCTCGACGACGCGGCCGCGCTCGACGCCTTCTTCCGCGCGGTGGCGGGCGGGCAGCGGTTCCGGCCGGTCGCGGCCGGCCGGTTCACCCAGGTGGTCGGCTCCACCGCGAGCGCGCAGGCCGCGGCCGGGGGACTCGACGAGGTCGTCCGCCACGCCCTCGACCGCGCGCCCGACCCGCTGCTGCGGCCGCGGTGA
- the cysD gene encoding sulfate adenylyltransferase subunit CysD, producing the protein MTVTHSDYRLSQLDQLEAESIHIFREVAAEFEKPVLMFSGGKDSIVMMRLAEKAFYPAKIPFPVLQVDTGYDFPEVLATRDNWVNRLGVKLIVAGVEQAIADGIVVDDGKTSRNRLQIGTLLNAIEENGFTAAFGGGRRDEEKARAKERVYSHRDEFGQWDPKNQRPELWSLYNGRLHEGEHMRIFPISNWTELDIWDYIGREGIEIPSIYFSHQRRVFERDGMLLSESEHNPLRDGEVAEERTVRFRTVGDLTLTGCVESTASTIAEVIDEVAIARVTERGATRGDDRFSEAAMEDRKKEGYF; encoded by the coding sequence GTGACAGTGACGCACAGCGACTACCGCCTCAGCCAGCTGGACCAGCTGGAGGCAGAGTCGATCCACATCTTCCGCGAGGTCGCGGCCGAGTTCGAGAAGCCCGTGCTGATGTTCTCGGGCGGCAAGGACTCGATCGTCATGATGCGCCTCGCCGAGAAGGCCTTCTACCCGGCGAAGATCCCGTTCCCGGTGCTGCAGGTCGACACCGGCTACGACTTCCCCGAGGTGCTCGCCACCCGGGACAACTGGGTCAACCGCCTGGGCGTCAAGCTGATCGTGGCCGGCGTCGAGCAGGCCATCGCCGACGGCATCGTCGTCGACGACGGCAAGACCTCGCGCAACCGCCTCCAGATCGGCACCCTGCTCAACGCCATCGAGGAGAACGGCTTCACCGCCGCCTTCGGTGGCGGCCGCCGCGACGAGGAGAAGGCCCGCGCCAAGGAGCGCGTCTACTCCCACCGCGACGAGTTCGGCCAGTGGGACCCGAAGAACCAGCGCCCCGAGCTCTGGAGCCTCTACAACGGCCGCCTGCACGAGGGCGAGCACATGCGGATCTTCCCGATCTCCAACTGGACCGAGCTGGACATCTGGGACTACATCGGCCGCGAGGGCATCGAGATCCCCAGCATCTACTTCTCCCACCAGCGCCGGGTCTTCGAGCGCGACGGGATGCTCCTGTCCGAGAGCGAGCACAACCCGCTGCGCGACGGCGAGGTCGCCGAGGAGCGCACCGTCCGGTTCCGCACCGTCGGCGACCTGACGCTCACCGGCTGCGTGGAGTCCACGGCGAGCACCATCGCCGAGGTCATCGACGAGGTCGCGATCGCCCGGGTCACCGAGCGCGGCGCCACCCGTGGCGACGACCGGTTCTCCGAGGCCGCCATGGAAGACCGCAAGAAGGAGGGCTACTTCTGA